From Brachionichthys hirsutus isolate HB-005 chromosome 16, CSIRO-AGI_Bhir_v1, whole genome shotgun sequence, a single genomic window includes:
- the tspan10 gene encoding tetraspanin-10, translating to MRRYLISLPWWRRVSGQDESSPLLPKTDSAKESADKLHQVHEAGQNSGQDTSSPAFGRHVQPFCRYSLMDYFLKYFLSLCNLMFTVLGLVVLGLGMWGLVSKESFAQEKISSIGTDPMLILVTLGLALTMLCLSGCVGALRENCFLLKTFSAMLLLLITAQVLVVIVAYGAQGQIGDYVRSGVLAAMARYQDDLDLRFLVDEMQSNLQCCGAENYRDWEINIYYNCSAPGVLACGVPATCCVDPLENGTVWNSQCGVGAQALDEFTAQSVIFLGGCLGGISRWVEQHEGLLGTIGIVVIGLQILSVVVTTRLVGGIQRHQIVI from the exons ATGAGAAGATATTTGATTTCCCTGCCGTGGTGGAGGAGAGTCTCGGGGCAGGATGAGTCCAGTCCGCTTCTACCAAAG ACAGACTCTGCAAAAGAGAGTGCCGACAAACTCCACCAAGTCCATGAAGCAGGGCAAAACAGTGGACAGGACACGTCCAGCCCAGCATTTGGAAGACATGTCCAACCTTTCTGCAGATACTCTTTGATGGACTATTTCCTGAAATACTTTCTGTCCCTGTGCAATCTGATGTTCACAGTTCTGGGCCTGGTGGTTCTTGGCCTGGGGATGTGGGGCCTCGTCAGCAAAGAGTCCTTTGCTCAGGAGAAGATCAGCAGTATTGGTACCGATCCAATGCTGATACTGGTGACTCTGGGCTTGGCGCTGACTATGCTCTGCCTTTCGGGCTGCGTCGGCGCCTTAAGAGAGAACTGCTTCTTGCTGAAGACGTTCTCCgccatgctgctgctcctcatcacAGCTCAGGTTCTGGTTGTCATTGTGGCCTACGGTGCACAAGGTCAGATTGGAGACTACGTTCGATCGGGGGTGTTGGCTGCCATGGCACGCTACCAGGACGATCTCGATCTGAGGTTCCTTGTGGACGAGATGCAGTCAAATCTGCAATGCTGTGGGGCAGAAAACTACCGTGACTGGGAGATCAACAT ATATTACAACTGCTCAGCCCCGGGAGTGTTGGCCTGCGGTGTCCCTGCAACGTGCTGTGTGGACCCCTTAGAGAACGGCACGGTGTGGAACTCCCAGTGTGGCGTCGGAGCCCAGGCACTGGATGAGTTTACCGCTCAGAGCGTCATCTTCCTGGGCGGCTGTCTGGGGGGAATCTCTCGATGGGTTGAGCAACACGAAGGCCTGCTAGGGACGATTGGAATTGTTGTAATCGGGCTCCAGATTCTCAGTGTGGTTGTCACTACACGACTAGTAGGAGGCATCCAGCGGCATCAAATTGTCATCTAA